A window of Auraticoccus monumenti contains these coding sequences:
- a CDS encoding DUF2470 domain-containing protein, protein MDIRTDLADDARSVLACARDVTLVVDGVGSAAGADCDARCDLRGTPVLTFPEDSDLALAALGQAVGEMTVTSGLGRPVDRDRRLVLVLAGRLRAAGVESCTCCPARHRTVRLPLERITLLDGERAHEVDLARFSDPRLALNRGHLQRTTEHANEVHGPELLQSVAVLLDRPPGSLLAASLAGVDREGCTLQWLDDLGSHRRRVPFAVPVRTPGELASALAAALDPH, encoded by the coding sequence ATGGACATCCGGACGGATCTGGCTGACGACGCACGCAGCGTGCTGGCCTGCGCGCGCGACGTCACCCTCGTCGTGGACGGGGTCGGCTCGGCCGCCGGCGCGGACTGCGACGCCCGCTGCGACCTGCGCGGCACACCGGTCCTGACCTTCCCCGAGGACTCCGACCTGGCGCTCGCCGCACTCGGTCAGGCGGTGGGGGAGATGACGGTGACCAGCGGGCTCGGACGTCCGGTCGACCGGGACCGGCGGCTGGTCCTGGTGCTGGCGGGACGGCTGCGGGCGGCCGGCGTCGAGAGCTGCACCTGCTGTCCCGCACGGCACCGCACGGTCAGGCTACCGCTCGAGCGGATCACCCTGCTGGACGGCGAGCGCGCCCACGAGGTCGACCTGGCCCGCTTCTCCGACCCACGGCTGGCGCTCAACCGCGGGCACCTGCAGCGCACGACCGAGCACGCCAACGAGGTGCACGGACCCGAGCTGCTGCAGTCGGTGGCCGTCCTGCTGGATCGTCCGCCGGGGTCCCTGCTGGCCGCGAGCCTCGCCGGGGTCGACCGGGAGGGCTGCACGCTGCAGTGGCTGGACGACCTCGGCTCGCACCGTCGCCGCGTCCCCTTCGCCGTGCCCGTCCGGACGCCCGGCGAACTCGCCTCGGCCCTCGCCGCGGCGCTCGACCCGCACTGA